A single genomic interval of Chloracidobacterium validum harbors:
- a CDS encoding indolepyruvate ferredoxin oxidoreductase subunit alpha → MAEEKAAAEENAAKETTEATSGAAAKAPAKAAAKAAAKAPAKAPAKAALPPIPGPPNRLSRPKAAAPKKKREKKIYTIIEELCIGCGFCTDECPPKVNAILPRDVEAVLDGGETYWIDQVRCISCSLCFVAGTCPTDAVVFTEGGVSRTQYMEDYMHIEMVDQPYWRERNELSRIGSLL, encoded by the coding sequence ATGGCAGAAGAGAAAGCGGCAGCCGAAGAGAACGCGGCCAAAGAAACAACTGAAGCAACAAGTGGCGCAGCAGCCAAAGCTCCGGCGAAAGCCGCTGCCAAAGCGGCCGCCAAAGCACCGGCCAAAGCTCCAGCTAAGGCTGCGCTCCCTCCCATCCCCGGTCCGCCAAATCGGCTCTCTCGCCCGAAAGCGGCAGCACCCAAAAAGAAGCGTGAGAAGAAGATTTATACCATTATCGAAGAACTGTGCATTGGCTGTGGCTTTTGTACGGATGAGTGTCCGCCCAAGGTCAACGCCATTTTGCCACGCGATGTGGAAGCCGTTCTGGATGGCGGTGAGACGTACTGGATTGACCAGGTGCGTTGCATTAGTTGCTCGTTGTGCTTTGTCGCGGGAACGTGTCCGACCGATGCCGTTGTTTTTACGGAAGGCGGTGTTTCACGCACGCAGTATATGGAAGACTACATGCACATCGAGATGGTTGATCAACCATACTGGCGTGAGCGCAACGAATTGTCCCGAATTGGGTCACTGCTTTGA
- a CDS encoding response regulator has translation MPKPIVLIADDEELLCELYAELLEPEYEIVLAQNGQEARRKALALPALQGILTDVRMPGLNGLQLAKDVLAQRPEVRIIIMSGTDITAHVRRLFPPDRVAFLVKPFELEDLQQVVRRMFRR, from the coding sequence GTGCCAAAGCCAATTGTTTTGATTGCCGATGATGAAGAGCTGCTATGCGAGCTGTATGCCGAGCTGCTGGAGCCGGAGTATGAAATCGTCCTAGCCCAAAATGGGCAGGAAGCGCGGCGCAAGGCGCTGGCCCTCCCGGCTTTGCAAGGCATCCTGACCGACGTGCGAATGCCTGGTCTCAACGGCTTGCAGCTTGCCAAGGACGTGCTGGCCCAGCGCCCAGAAGTGCGTATCATCATTATGTCTGGCACGGACATTACGGCGCATGTTCGCCGCCTGTTCCCGCCCGACCGGGTGGCTTTTCTGGTCAAACCATTTGAACTGGAAGATTTACAGCAAGTCGTGCGCCGGATGTTCCGGCGCTGA
- a CDS encoding PLDc N-terminal domain-containing protein, translating to MLRYMFWLITTTLWIIALADAIRGGGTLGRKLVSVALIIAFPVIGPLLYLFALRDWAHARG from the coding sequence ATGCTGCGTTACATGTTCTGGCTGATCACCACGACGCTGTGGATTATTGCCCTGGCTGATGCGATTCGGGGTGGTGGAACGCTCGGACGAAAACTTGTCTCAGTGGCGCTTATCATCGCTTTTCCGGTTATTGGCCCGTTACTCTACCTATTTGCTTTACGGGACTGGGCCCATGCCCGCGGCTGA
- the pdxT gene encoding pyridoxal 5'-phosphate synthase glutaminase subunit PdxT, with protein sequence MTNGRRRVGILSFQGDFAAHARALRRAGAEPSFVRRIDDLAHLDGLILPGGESTTMLRFLQAEPWFDALREFAASERPLFGTCAGAILLAQSVIHPAQTSLGLLDMTIRRNGYGRQLDSFTDTACITALGEAPLELVFIRAPIIESVGTEVEVLAECGGYPVWVRQGRVFAATFHPEMTDDARVHQFVFGSGFGRDVNRSA encoded by the coding sequence ATGACAAATGGCCGGCGGCGCGTCGGGATACTGAGTTTTCAAGGCGACTTCGCGGCCCATGCCAGGGCGCTTCGGCGCGCCGGTGCAGAACCAAGCTTTGTCCGCCGGATTGACGACCTGGCGCATCTAGATGGACTCATTCTCCCTGGCGGGGAGAGCACCACCATGCTGCGCTTCCTTCAGGCAGAGCCGTGGTTTGACGCTTTGCGGGAGTTTGCCGCATCCGAACGCCCACTGTTTGGAACCTGCGCTGGGGCGATCCTGCTTGCCCAGTCCGTTATCCATCCCGCCCAGACATCGCTTGGTCTCTTGGACATGACGATACGGCGCAACGGTTACGGACGGCAACTCGACAGCTTTACAGACACCGCCTGCATCACGGCGCTGGGCGAAGCGCCGCTCGAGCTGGTGTTTATTCGCGCTCCCATCATTGAATCGGTCGGGACTGAAGTCGAAGTGCTGGCTGAATGCGGTGGTTATCCGGTATGGGTTCGCCAAGGACGTGTCTTTGCGGCGACGTTTCATCCTGAAATGACCGATGATGCGCGTGTCCACCAGTTTGTCTTCGGGTCGGGGTTTGGCCGCGACGTGAACCGTTCGGCTTGA
- a CDS encoding deoxyribodipyrimidine photo-lyase — MAPTVASITCVWLHGDSLSPHDAALQAYPDAPVVFVFDEPLLTGHYRLTFKRLFFMYECLVDLYEQIPNPVKELRRGRVVDEVLDVCRACGATQLAVTETYAPRYRQFVRQFEQHGLTVRQFPKPKLVPYSGPAPKRFMAFWKRIERAAFRD; from the coding sequence ATGGCACCAACCGTTGCTTCCATCACCTGTGTTTGGCTGCATGGCGATTCGCTCTCGCCTCATGACGCGGCATTGCAGGCTTATCCCGATGCGCCGGTTGTGTTTGTGTTTGATGAACCACTGCTGACCGGACACTACCGCCTGACCTTCAAGCGGTTGTTCTTCATGTACGAGTGCCTTGTGGACCTTTACGAGCAGATTCCCAATCCAGTCAAGGAACTGCGCCGGGGGCGGGTGGTGGATGAAGTTCTGGATGTTTGCCGGGCCTGCGGAGCAACCCAGCTCGCCGTAACGGAAACCTATGCGCCGCGCTACCGGCAATTCGTCCGCCAGTTTGAGCAGCACGGGCTGACGGTGCGGCAGTTTCCAAAGCCCAAGCTCGTGCCGTATAGTGGCCCAGCGCCCAAACGTTTCATGGCATTTTGGAAAAGAATCGAACGAGCTGCTTTCCGTGATTGA
- a CDS encoding metallophosphoesterase, whose amino-acid sequence MPLARILNRTSAKHPRSLRQRDALIELTADFIERANLEVGETYRFQIDRQDIVIDDLPDDFHGFTIAQLSDIHHSPYLSLEHLEEAVAETNALHPDVIVLTGDYVTHTTRYVEPCAECLGRLRARFGVFAVLGNHDVWVGAAVVTRAFEKQGIPVLNNTNLPLYIGGRFIYLCGLGDTTTRNHDLVAALKGTRRRDVRILLSHNPDIIKEASLAECDLVLSGHTHGGQVKLPVIGSPISYNRHGKQYTRGLAQMKETQIYVNRGLGTIFLPIRYQCPPEISLLRLVRPGTQELRT is encoded by the coding sequence ATGCCTTTAGCCCGAATTCTCAACCGCACCAGCGCGAAGCACCCGCGAAGTCTTAGACAGCGCGACGCGCTGATTGAGCTTACAGCCGACTTCATCGAGCGGGCGAACCTCGAAGTTGGAGAGACCTATCGCTTTCAGATTGACCGCCAAGACATCGTCATTGACGACCTGCCGGACGACTTTCACGGATTTACCATTGCGCAGCTCTCGGATATCCACCATAGCCCGTATCTTTCGCTTGAGCATCTCGAGGAAGCGGTTGCTGAAACCAATGCGCTACACCCGGATGTCATCGTGTTGACGGGCGATTATGTGACGCACACGACGCGCTATGTTGAGCCATGCGCGGAGTGTTTGGGACGCTTGCGCGCGCGCTTCGGGGTCTTTGCCGTTTTGGGCAACCACGATGTCTGGGTTGGCGCGGCGGTGGTGACGCGAGCCTTTGAGAAGCAGGGAATTCCCGTCCTCAACAACACCAACCTTCCGCTCTATATCGGCGGCCGGTTTATTTACCTGTGTGGACTTGGCGATACGACGACGCGCAACCACGATCTCGTGGCCGCGCTCAAGGGAACACGGCGGCGGGACGTGCGGATTCTGTTGTCGCATAACCCGGACATCATCAAGGAAGCCTCGCTCGCTGAGTGTGACCTCGTGCTGTCAGGACACACCCATGGTGGGCAAGTCAAGCTTCCGGTGATTGGTTCGCCGATTTCCTACAACCGGCACGGGAAACAATATACCCGTGGCTTGGCGCAGATGAAGGAAACCCAGATTTATGTCAACCGCGGGCTTGGGACGATTTTTTTGCCGATTCGCTACCAATGCCCGCCAGAAATTTCCCTCCTGCGCCTGGTTCGCCCCGGCACGCAGGAATTGCGAACTTAG
- the mnmA gene encoding tRNA 2-thiouridine(34) synthase MnmA, producing the protein MTERIAVAMSGGVDSSTVAALLKEQGYDLIGLSMQLWNQRRINVDADGNPLPSRCCSLDDLYDARAVADLLGIPFYVLNFEEDFESRVVRPFVVSYLNGNTPSPCVACNSRMKFDTLVALARDVGATKVATGHYARVQFNPTTGRWELLKGRDLRKDQSYFLFELTQDQLACALFPLGELSKAETREIARRHGLPTAEKAESQEICFIPDGNYARFIERYLADAGGSVEGVPQSPVAPALVQLGLRRNLPQPGDIVTTDGRVLGRHAGTHRYTIGQRRGLGVHTGDGRPLYVVGIDAVSGRVIVGSEEDLPGKSLVAGRLNWIAVTSPTAPLRCAARIRYRHEEAPAVVYPQPDGTARVVFDTPQKAMTPGQAVVFYDGERVLGGGWILAQD; encoded by the coding sequence ATGACCGAACGCATTGCCGTCGCTATGTCGGGCGGCGTGGATAGCTCGACTGTCGCGGCGCTGCTCAAGGAGCAAGGCTACGACCTCATCGGTCTTTCCATGCAGCTCTGGAACCAGCGCCGCATCAACGTGGACGCGGATGGCAACCCCTTACCCTCGCGCTGCTGTTCGCTTGATGACCTTTACGATGCGCGGGCCGTAGCTGACTTACTGGGAATTCCATTTTATGTGCTCAACTTTGAGGAGGATTTTGAGTCCCGCGTCGTCCGGCCGTTTGTGGTGAGCTATCTGAACGGCAATACGCCTAGCCCCTGTGTCGCCTGCAACAGTCGGATGAAGTTTGATACCCTGGTGGCGCTGGCGCGGGATGTCGGGGCGACGAAAGTTGCCACCGGACACTATGCGCGGGTGCAGTTCAACCCCACCACCGGACGGTGGGAACTGCTCAAGGGGCGCGACCTGCGCAAGGATCAATCCTACTTTCTCTTTGAGCTGACCCAGGACCAACTTGCCTGCGCGCTTTTTCCATTGGGTGAGCTGTCAAAAGCTGAAACCCGCGAGATTGCCCGGCGCCATGGGCTGCCAACGGCTGAAAAAGCTGAAAGCCAGGAAATTTGCTTCATTCCTGATGGCAACTATGCGCGTTTCATCGAACGCTATCTGGCGGATGCTGGCGGTAGCGTGGAAGGCGTCCCCCAGTCACCGGTCGCGCCGGCGCTGGTGCAGCTCGGATTACGCCGAAACTTACCGCAGCCGGGTGACATCGTGACTACGGATGGGCGCGTGTTAGGCCGGCATGCCGGGACGCACCGCTACACGATTGGCCAGCGGCGTGGCCTTGGCGTTCACACCGGCGATGGGCGCCCACTTTACGTGGTCGGGATTGACGCGGTCAGCGGCCGGGTCATCGTTGGGTCAGAGGAGGATTTGCCGGGCAAGTCGCTAGTGGCTGGCCGCCTGAACTGGATCGCGGTCACGTCCCCAACGGCGCCGCTGCGCTGCGCGGCACGCATTCGTTACCGCCATGAGGAAGCGCCAGCGGTGGTCTATCCACAACCAGATGGTACGGCGCGGGTTGTTTTTGATACGCCCCAGAAGGCCATGACGCCCGGCCAGGCGGTTGTTTTCTATGATGGCGAGCGAGTCCTGGGCGGCGGTTGGATTTTAGCCCAGGACTGA
- a CDS encoding Holliday junction resolvase RecU, translated as MTRGRQQRGAERGSGFQEAINHTNEAYEKLGRACITRKAIPGKYVVPTNIRRRGLVIPLTPSLAPLKTGATMTAAALQASLVAGQAGDPRAFVPESRGEPDYGGVMAPGGRAIFYDAKTTKRNALDFDNLHPHQVTFLERMAACGAAAGFLVEFAAHQSVFFVPIQVVTLFRAARRRKSIPYQFCAEQLERVSAGRGLVIYDYLTAIERQEARHGATYQGFVNQIKADPKPRRPTFAGNCG; from the coding sequence ATGACGCGCGGACGACAACAACGTGGCGCCGAGCGGGGGAGCGGGTTTCAGGAAGCGATCAATCACACCAACGAAGCGTATGAAAAGCTCGGACGTGCGTGCATTACACGCAAAGCCATTCCGGGGAAATATGTTGTGCCCACGAATATCCGCCGGCGGGGATTGGTCATTCCGCTTACGCCATCGCTTGCGCCACTCAAAACGGGGGCAACGATGACCGCTGCGGCGCTGCAAGCCAGTCTGGTCGCCGGTCAGGCGGGTGACCCCCGTGCCTTTGTGCCCGAGTCACGGGGCGAGCCGGACTACGGCGGGGTCATGGCTCCCGGAGGACGGGCGATTTTTTACGATGCCAAGACAACCAAGCGCAACGCGCTTGACTTCGACAATCTACATCCGCATCAGGTGACATTTCTTGAGCGGATGGCAGCCTGTGGTGCCGCGGCGGGATTTCTGGTTGAATTTGCTGCGCATCAATCAGTTTTTTTTGTGCCTATTCAGGTCGTGACACTTTTTCGCGCGGCACGCCGCCGCAAAAGCATTCCCTATCAGTTTTGCGCCGAGCAGTTGGAGCGCGTTTCAGCCGGGCGGGGATTGGTCATTTATGACTATCTGACGGCAATCGAGCGTCAGGAAGCCCGTCACGGTGCAACCTATCAAGGCTTTGTCAACCAGATAAAAGCGGACCCCAAACCACGGCGGCCAACCTTTGCCGGGAACTGTGGCTAA
- a CDS encoding SpoIIE family protein phosphatase: protein MISRHLPPAIQVRPPSGASFEVLLKGFRLTIGRSSRNDVCLNDPFVSRLHAEIRRDGECFVLHDSGSANGTYHNGRRIESSTALQLGDIIRVGETELHVADVTTYASGSHISSPAFRFTEAGPTAPTEILTSRHTLPRRPASGSTPRLNQAETATLTPQSPTAQLARRSRDWLGLFSSVVETLLVDQSLEETLDTILGLTFEALAAERAYLLLRDTHGALQPQAHRATQSAANWEVTLPWSIYECVMRNGDPILVLNAQADDRMSGETSAVSLIAAPLIGGGAVLGMLYLDSPFAVGCFDEDDLNLLMTIARVAAIKVENANLLEARLETRRFEEELKVASEIQLSLHPARPPHLPGYDITGLSFPCREIGGDYYDFIPRGNGKLLIAVGDAAGKGMGAALMMSSVHAALRAQAQTERSLTDIVAAVNDYVVENSPDNKFLTLFCAELDPATGAFCYTSAGHDPALLVRADGTYTELPAQSIPVGIALGSAPGVIQGCLAPGDVLVIYTDGLTESASEQGEIFGLTRLAQTVVKHRDLNTSRLRDRVDEAVSRFVGRAPATDDMTLVLVRRLPR from the coding sequence ATGATTTCACGCCACTTACCCCCGGCGATCCAGGTTCGCCCGCCATCGGGGGCTTCGTTTGAAGTCTTGCTGAAAGGCTTCCGGCTTACCATCGGTCGGTCGTCACGAAACGATGTCTGCTTGAACGACCCTTTCGTTTCGCGGCTGCACGCTGAGATTCGGCGGGATGGTGAGTGCTTTGTGCTTCATGACAGTGGCAGTGCCAACGGCACCTATCACAATGGGCGGCGGATTGAGTCCAGTACCGCGCTTCAGCTCGGCGACATCATTCGGGTTGGTGAAACGGAGCTTCACGTCGCCGATGTGACGACTTATGCATCTGGCTCGCACATCTCATCGCCCGCATTTCGCTTTACGGAAGCCGGTCCGACCGCCCCAACGGAAATTCTTACGTCCCGGCATACGCTGCCCCGACGACCGGCAAGCGGATCAACCCCACGCCTGAACCAAGCGGAAACAGCGACCCTCACGCCCCAATCGCCAACGGCGCAGCTTGCCCGCCGCTCTCGTGATTGGCTGGGGTTGTTTAGCTCGGTTGTGGAAACCCTGCTGGTTGACCAATCGCTGGAGGAGACCCTCGACACCATTCTTGGCCTCACCTTTGAGGCGCTGGCCGCCGAGCGAGCCTATCTGCTGCTACGAGACACCCACGGGGCACTCCAGCCACAAGCGCACCGCGCTACCCAGTCGGCGGCCAACTGGGAAGTCACGCTACCGTGGTCAATCTACGAGTGCGTCATGCGAAACGGAGACCCCATACTGGTTCTGAATGCCCAGGCAGATGACCGTATGAGCGGCGAGACCTCGGCCGTTTCACTCATTGCCGCGCCGCTCATCGGGGGCGGAGCAGTGCTCGGCATGCTTTACTTGGATAGCCCGTTTGCGGTCGGCTGCTTCGACGAAGACGATCTCAACCTGCTGATGACAATTGCCCGCGTGGCCGCCATCAAGGTCGAGAACGCCAACTTGCTGGAGGCGCGCCTCGAGACCCGCCGCTTTGAAGAAGAACTCAAGGTCGCCAGTGAAATTCAACTGAGCTTGCACCCCGCCCGCCCGCCTCACCTGCCAGGCTACGACATCACCGGCTTGAGTTTTCCCTGCCGTGAAATCGGAGGGGACTACTATGACTTCATTCCGCGTGGCAATGGGAAGCTGCTCATTGCCGTTGGCGACGCTGCCGGCAAGGGCATGGGCGCGGCACTGATGATGTCCAGCGTCCATGCAGCGCTACGCGCTCAAGCCCAAACCGAACGCTCCCTGACCGACATCGTTGCCGCGGTGAACGACTATGTGGTTGAAAACTCGCCAGACAACAAGTTCCTCACCCTGTTTTGTGCCGAGCTTGATCCGGCGACGGGCGCGTTTTGCTACACGAGCGCCGGCCACGACCCGGCGCTACTGGTGCGGGCGGATGGAACCTACACCGAGCTGCCGGCCCAGAGCATTCCGGTCGGGATTGCATTGGGGTCCGCGCCGGGTGTCATCCAGGGATGCCTCGCGCCGGGCGACGTCCTCGTGATTTACACCGACGGCTTGACCGAGAGTGCAAGCGAACAAGGTGAAATCTTTGGCCTCACGCGACTTGCGCAAACCGTTGTCAAACACCGGGACTTGAACACCTCACGCCTGCGCGACCGCGTGGATGAAGCGGTAAGTCGGTTTGTCGGCCGCGCCCCAGCCACCGATGACATGACCCTGGTGCTGGTTCGCCGCCTGCCGCGCTAA
- a CDS encoding FHA domain-containing protein, whose amino-acid sequence MAPVGDVFAVTPPTPAPVVTPPVAPTPFVPPAPPAAMPPPMPSVPAMNVADKAPQGPSPVPSAKPPVSSSVVRAKLVIQRGGTVGKEFLLTETESNIGRWDADGGIFPDVDLDQDDPEAKVSRRHARIVCQEGQYVLEDLGSTNGTFVNRGRRLLPGNRHPLNDGDEIIVGKTFLKFLYIR is encoded by the coding sequence ATGGCTCCAGTGGGTGACGTTTTTGCCGTCACGCCACCCACGCCAGCCCCCGTTGTGACACCACCCGTTGCGCCAACCCCATTCGTACCCCCGGCACCGCCAGCCGCCATGCCGCCACCCATGCCAAGCGTTCCCGCGATGAATGTCGCTGACAAAGCGCCGCAAGGACCGTCGCCAGTCCCTTCGGCTAAACCACCGGTGTCGTCCTCGGTAGTGCGCGCCAAGCTTGTCATTCAACGCGGAGGCACGGTTGGAAAAGAGTTCCTGCTGACCGAAACCGAGTCAAACATTGGGCGGTGGGATGCCGACGGGGGTATTTTTCCAGATGTTGACCTCGATCAAGATGACCCAGAGGCAAAAGTCTCCCGCCGTCATGCGCGCATCGTTTGCCAAGAGGGGCAGTATGTTCTCGAAGACCTTGGCAGCACCAATGGCACGTTCGTCAACCGCGGTCGCCGTTTGCTTCCGGGCAACCGTCATCCGCTCAATGATGGTGACGAAATCATTGTCGGCAAAACATTTCTGAAGTTTCTTTATATTCGCTGA
- the secG gene encoding preprotein translocase subunit SecG produces MPWYAYALYALFVVICLLLIGVVLLQPGKGDIALFGGGSQTAFGPRGAQKPLERATFILAGLFMAVAFLFSVPGILAPRSAASGIKDTPPPKEDAPKEDKKPDENKKDAGAEGSGASGADKVNEGQNENLPVDKEKGDQGKGAARPTPANPDQPAGAKKTDSKEK; encoded by the coding sequence ATGCCTTGGTATGCTTATGCGCTTTATGCGCTTTTCGTGGTTATTTGCCTATTGCTCATTGGGGTTGTTTTGCTTCAGCCGGGCAAGGGCGATATTGCGCTTTTCGGGGGCGGCAGTCAGACGGCTTTTGGCCCGCGTGGCGCGCAAAAACCCCTTGAGCGAGCAACATTTATTTTAGCTGGCCTCTTTATGGCCGTTGCGTTTCTGTTCTCGGTGCCTGGCATCCTTGCGCCACGCTCGGCGGCTTCGGGTATCAAAGACACGCCACCACCAAAAGAAGACGCGCCCAAGGAAGATAAGAAACCGGACGAAAACAAAAAGGATGCTGGCGCTGAAGGTAGCGGAGCATCCGGCGCCGACAAGGTCAACGAAGGTCAGAACGAGAACCTGCCGGTTGATAAGGAAAAAGGTGACCAGGGAAAAGGAGCCGCTCGCCCTACTCCGGCCAACCCAGACCAGCCGGCAGGTGCGAAAAAGACAGACTCAAAGGAGAAATGA
- the tpiA gene encoding triose-phosphate isomerase: MSSRRPFIVGNWKMHKTVAETVGYVAEFASHLPSSSSGCDMAIAPPFTALSSAVAAAHGTTLQVFAQNVAAEGPSGAFTGEVSAAMLKEVGCQGVIVGHSERRRYYGETDAVVAMKTRRALDAQLLPIVCLGETLAERESGAALEVIARQLRAITDTLTDADVHRIVIAYEPVWAIGTGQAATPDIAQQMHRHIRAIWEATFGASADTLRILYGGSVTADNIAEFTALSDVDGALVGGASLSPSGFANLVRGALATSPASQGV; the protein is encoded by the coding sequence ATGTCAAGTCGTAGGCCGTTCATTGTCGGGAACTGGAAAATGCACAAAACCGTCGCTGAGACGGTGGGCTACGTCGCTGAGTTCGCATCGCATCTGCCGTCATCGTCCAGCGGGTGCGATATGGCCATTGCGCCGCCCTTCACGGCGCTTTCGAGCGCAGTGGCGGCAGCGCACGGAACGACCCTACAAGTTTTCGCTCAAAATGTCGCCGCGGAAGGCCCGTCAGGCGCTTTTACCGGCGAAGTGTCAGCCGCTATGCTCAAAGAGGTCGGATGCCAGGGTGTCATTGTCGGCCACTCTGAGCGGCGGCGCTACTATGGCGAGACGGATGCGGTGGTTGCTATGAAGACGCGCCGGGCGCTCGATGCTCAACTTCTCCCAATCGTGTGCCTGGGCGAGACGCTGGCCGAGCGTGAGTCCGGTGCGGCGTTGGAGGTCATCGCCCGCCAGTTACGGGCAATAACCGATACATTGACAGACGCTGACGTTCACCGTATAGTGATCGCTTACGAACCGGTGTGGGCGATTGGCACGGGACAAGCCGCAACGCCCGATATCGCCCAGCAAATGCACCGGCATATACGCGCCATTTGGGAGGCAACGTTTGGCGCTTCGGCCGACACGCTCCGAATTCTCTACGGCGGAAGTGTGACGGCAGACAACATTGCAGAGTTTACAGCGCTGTCAGACGTGGATGGCGCACTGGTTGGTGGGGCAAGTTTGTCACCCTCTGGTTTTGCTAACCTCGTTCGTGGGGCGCTGGCGACATCACCCGCATCCCAAGGCGTCTAA
- a CDS encoding serine/threonine protein kinase, whose protein sequence is MVNQKQLAPETLLEGRYRIVKRIGGGGMGSVYLAYDQKFGPANDKTRRAVKEMFDVFTDPAQRQKAIEDFQREGQLLASLEHPSIPTVYDYFVNDGKYYLVMKYVPGGDLAKKLKESPTGYIDERTVTEWAIQTCDVLDYIHNQNPPVIYRDLKPANLMLDDSRTPPRVMLIDFGIARFVSPTQKGVTAIGTMGYAPPELFSGQVEPRSDLYSLGATMFHLLTGSDPQDNPLLIFDFDRYPRPRDINPKLSKGIETIVIKAVAHKPHDRPASAAEMKRMLEEHLRRLDSPPMPNLDLAFCIACGGSIAPDDAFCPHCGAAQPSAGGRSGATGRTIARLQVIDAHGKTTAAYELVKESLLLGRTDPHTGNFPEIDLTPHDFETKVSRRHARLFQEGGRFFIEDLSSVNGTFLNGSTRLIPKTPHPLQDGDELKLGETRVRFTAR, encoded by the coding sequence ATGGTGAATCAAAAACAACTCGCGCCAGAGACGCTGCTCGAAGGACGCTATCGCATTGTCAAGCGGATTGGTGGCGGCGGCATGGGCAGTGTGTATTTAGCCTATGATCAGAAATTTGGTCCAGCGAACGACAAGACCCGCCGCGCCGTCAAGGAAATGTTTGACGTTTTTACCGACCCCGCTCAACGGCAGAAGGCCATTGAAGACTTTCAGCGCGAAGGTCAACTGCTGGCTAGCCTCGAACACCCATCCATCCCGACGGTCTATGATTACTTTGTCAACGACGGTAAGTATTACCTCGTGATGAAGTACGTTCCTGGCGGCGACTTGGCTAAAAAGCTCAAAGAAAGTCCGACCGGCTACATTGATGAAAGAACGGTGACGGAATGGGCGATTCAAACCTGCGATGTGTTGGACTACATCCACAACCAGAATCCACCCGTCATTTACCGCGACCTCAAACCTGCCAACCTCATGTTGGATGACAGCCGGACGCCACCGCGGGTCATGCTGATTGATTTTGGGATTGCCCGCTTCGTCTCACCGACGCAAAAGGGCGTGACGGCAATCGGGACGATGGGGTACGCGCCACCAGAACTCTTTTCGGGTCAAGTCGAGCCACGGTCGGACCTCTATTCGCTCGGGGCCACGATGTTTCACTTGCTGACCGGGTCTGACCCACAAGACAATCCATTGCTCATCTTCGACTTTGACCGCTATCCGCGCCCGCGCGACATCAACCCCAAACTGAGCAAAGGCATTGAAACCATCGTCATCAAGGCTGTTGCGCACAAACCCCATGATCGCCCAGCTTCGGCGGCTGAAATGAAGCGCATGCTGGAAGAACACCTCCGGCGGCTTGACAGCCCACCGATGCCCAACCTCGACCTAGCCTTTTGTATCGCCTGTGGTGGGAGCATTGCACCGGATGACGCTTTCTGTCCGCACTGTGGCGCCGCTCAACCCAGTGCCGGTGGACGGAGCGGCGCGACTGGGCGGACCATAGCTCGCTTGCAGGTCATTGATGCGCACGGCAAGACCACGGCAGCCTACGAGCTTGTCAAGGAAAGCCTGCTGCTGGGGCGGACAGACCCACACACGGGGAACTTTCCCGAAATTGACCTGACGCCACACGACTTTGAGACCAAGGTCTCACGTCGCCATGCACGATTATTTCAGGAAGGCGGCCGCTTCTTCATTGAGGATCTGTCAAGCGTCAACGGAACATTTCTCAATGGGAGTACCCGGCTGATACCGAAGACGCCGCACCCACTGCAAGACGGCGACGAGCTTAAACTCGGTGAAACGCGCGTTCGCTTCACGGCTCGCTGA